The Enterococcus rotai genome includes a window with the following:
- a CDS encoding response regulator transcription factor, whose product MSKEVSRILLIEDDVSIAELQKDYLEINQMKAEIARDGLVGLNRALTEEFDLIVIDIMLPSMDGFEICRRIREKKNIPLMIVSAKKEDIDKVRGLGLGADDYMTKPFSPSELVARVQAHIKRYQLLTRTDPVNDTVERGAIMIDKSARRVFVLGKEILFPTKEFDLLLFFMEHPNRVWMKEQLFRQVWDMDELDSDIYTVVVHVGRIREKLKKGRLSEIPIETIWGSGYRFNA is encoded by the coding sequence ATGTCAAAGGAAGTATCCCGAATTTTACTGATTGAAGATGATGTAAGTATTGCAGAATTGCAAAAAGATTATTTAGAAATCAATCAAATGAAAGCCGAAATTGCCCGTGATGGATTGGTTGGTCTGAATCGAGCTTTAACGGAAGAATTTGATTTGATTGTGATTGATATCATGCTACCATCAATGGATGGTTTTGAAATTTGTCGCCGTATTAGAGAAAAGAAAAATATTCCATTGATGATCGTTTCTGCTAAAAAAGAAGATATCGATAAGGTCAGAGGCTTAGGTCTAGGCGCAGATGATTATATGACAAAACCATTTAGTCCAAGCGAATTAGTTGCTCGTGTTCAAGCACACATCAAACGTTATCAGCTATTGACTCGAACTGATCCAGTTAATGATACAGTGGAAAGAGGAGCAATTATGATCGATAAAAGTGCTCGTAGAGTCTTTGTTTTAGGGAAGGAAATCCTTTTTCCAACCAAAGAATTTGATTTACTACTTTTTTTCATGGAGCATCCGAATCGTGTCTGGATGAAAGAACAACTTTTTCGACAAGTTTGGGATATGGATGAGCTTGATAGTGATATTTATACAGTAGTTGTGCATGTAGGGCGAATTAGAGAAAAACTAAAAAAAGGCAGATTGTCGGAGATTCCGATTGAAACTATTTGGGGCAGCGGCTATCGTTTTAATGCCTAA
- a CDS encoding DUF3955 domain-containing protein — MEFGDKIKELRTKNQFTQEQFAIRLNVTRQAVSNWENNRNLPDLELLILISSIFHISLDELILGGSNVNNMTEKLIKDGSKTRRAKLNMITTLIGSFLLFFGFACFFIKMNSVEYIDATGILHENFYLLPIGFLFLFAGIIVFLVTGIRFIIEIVRIKAEKTN, encoded by the coding sequence ATGGAATTTGGAGACAAGATCAAAGAGTTAAGAACAAAAAATCAGTTCACACAAGAACAATTTGCGATCCGTTTGAATGTGACCCGACAAGCGGTCTCAAACTGGGAAAATAACCGGAATCTTCCCGATCTTGAATTATTGATCCTGATTTCTAGTATTTTTCATATTTCGCTTGATGAATTGATTCTAGGAGGAAGTAATGTGAATAATATGACTGAAAAGCTAATCAAGGATGGTAGCAAGACCAGACGAGCAAAACTAAATATGATCACCACATTGATTGGGAGTTTTCTATTATTTTTTGGTTTTGCCTGTTTTTTCATCAAAATGAATTCAGTAGAATATATTGATGCAACAGGCATTTTACACGAAAATTTTTACCTTTTACCGATCGGTTTTCTTTTCCTTTTTGCGGGAATAATTGTCTTTTTAGTAACGGGGATTAGATTTATCATAGAGATTGTCCGTATAAAGGCAGAGAAAACAAACTAA
- a CDS encoding DUF975 family protein translates to MKTRAELKNEAKDVLRGRWKDSVLMCLVPTLVSIAIGLLIFFLLLLPTITFVQNNPDFVNGTSSYEGSSGGGGGGFFGGVIGALFSAGISWTFLDLLRGKKQEINPFSDAFRGFAGPVILGVICISLLTLVFVTLWSLLLIIPGIIKGYSYSQAYFVYYDGYEETGLRPGFLDSITRSRKLMNGYKGQLFLLDLSFIGWHILAMLTLGIGYLWLTPYITATKAAFYENLPKTAAI, encoded by the coding sequence ATGAAAACAAGAGCTGAATTAAAAAATGAAGCGAAAGACGTTTTACGTGGACGTTGGAAAGACAGTGTGTTGATGTGTTTGGTACCGACATTAGTTTCAATTGCAATTGGACTACTTATATTTTTTCTACTATTATTACCAACCATCACATTCGTTCAAAACAACCCTGATTTTGTAAACGGCACTTCAAGCTACGAAGGTAGTTCTGGTGGCGGCGGTGGAGGTTTCTTTGGTGGCGTTATAGGTGCATTGTTTAGTGCTGGTATTTCTTGGACATTCCTTGATCTTTTAAGAGGAAAAAAACAAGAAATCAACCCTTTTTCAGATGCATTTCGTGGTTTCGCAGGACCTGTGATTTTAGGTGTCATTTGTATTAGTCTATTAACACTTGTCTTTGTTACACTTTGGTCATTACTATTGATTATCCCAGGAATTATCAAAGGTTATTCTTATTCACAAGCGTATTTTGTTTATTATGATGGTTATGAAGAAACCGGATTACGTCCAGGATTCTTAGATTCAATCACTCGTAGCAGAAAGCTTATGAATGGTTATAAAGGACAATTGTTCTTATTAGACCTAAGCTTTATCGGTTGGCATATCCTAGCAATGTTAACATTAGGAATCGGTTATTTATGGTTAACGCCATACATCACTGCAACCAAAGCAGCATTTTATGAAAATTTACCGAAAACAGCAGCGATTTAA
- a CDS encoding GNAT family N-acetyltransferase, with protein sequence MEYNVSTAKKEIQGLEIQQLLKKCGMGTYTPELHQKAFENSYKIVQIFTKDQTQLIGCGRVLSDGCYQAAVYDVAIDPDYQGTGLGWLIMENLLEGMEQLNVMLYASPGKEAFYQKFDFRLGKTAMLKFVKADVMKEKGLTE encoded by the coding sequence ATGGAATACAACGTAAGCACGGCTAAAAAAGAAATTCAAGGTTTGGAGATTCAACAACTGTTAAAGAAATGTGGTATGGGTACGTACACACCTGAGTTACATCAAAAAGCGTTTGAAAATAGTTATAAAATTGTTCAGATTTTTACAAAAGATCAGACTCAATTGATTGGGTGCGGACGTGTTTTATCAGATGGTTGTTACCAGGCGGCTGTCTATGATGTGGCGATTGATCCAGATTACCAAGGAACTGGGCTTGGTTGGCTGATTATGGAGAATCTGTTGGAAGGAATGGAGCAGTTGAATGTGATGTTGTATGCTTCACCAGGAAAAGAGGCTTTTTATCAGAAATTTGATTTTCGTTTAGGTAAAACGGCGATGTTGAAGTTTGTGAAAGCAGATGTGATGAAGGAGAAGGGACTTACGGAATAA
- a CDS encoding DUF4822 domain-containing protein — translation MNKKNKKIIAGVSSLVLLLAGCSVGAQETIGTKDSNQQQTEQSKRDNSKTKGDKLTKILGKTDWQGTKVYDKDKNDLTAENANFIGLAKYDAETGRYEFFDAQTKESRGDRGTFFITNDGTKRILISETMNYQAVVGLTELTNKKFTYTRKGKDKAGNEVDVFVEHIPYNKSKLTFTEKEKPLDTTTGKIDTKTAGATILGQTLWNGTKVLDESGNDVTAFNKNFISLAKFAADTNKYEFFNLETGASRGDFGYFDVLNHNKIRAHVSIGQNKYGTALELTELNSKKFTYKRTGKNQAGQDITVFVEHEPYTGAFNPAFSF, via the coding sequence ATGAACAAGAAAAACAAAAAAATTATCGCAGGTGTTTCAAGTTTAGTTTTACTATTAGCAGGTTGTAGCGTGGGAGCACAAGAGACAATAGGGACAAAAGACAGTAACCAGCAACAAACGGAGCAGTCAAAACGAGATAATAGCAAAACGAAAGGTGACAAACTAACTAAAATTTTAGGTAAAACTGATTGGCAAGGGACAAAGGTCTACGACAAAGACAAGAATGATTTAACAGCAGAAAATGCCAACTTTATCGGTTTGGCAAAATATGATGCTGAAACGGGTCGCTATGAATTTTTCGATGCTCAAACAAAAGAAAGCCGTGGTGACCGTGGTACATTCTTCATTACAAATGATGGTACAAAACGAATTTTGATTTCTGAAACCATGAATTATCAAGCAGTTGTTGGTCTTACTGAATTGACGAATAAAAAATTTACTTACACTAGAAAAGGCAAAGACAAAGCAGGAAATGAAGTAGATGTATTTGTAGAACATATCCCGTATAATAAAAGTAAGTTAACTTTTACGGAGAAAGAAAAACCATTAGATACAACTACAGGCAAAATTGATACAAAAACAGCTGGTGCGACTATTTTAGGTCAAACATTATGGAACGGAACTAAAGTGTTGGATGAATCGGGCAATGATGTAACAGCCTTCAATAAAAACTTTATTAGTTTAGCAAAATTTGCTGCAGACACGAATAAATATGAATTCTTCAATTTAGAGACGGGTGCTAGTCGTGGTGACTTTGGTTACTTTGACGTATTAAACCATAATAAAATCCGGGCTCATGTATCGATTGGTCAAAATAAATATGGTACAGCGCTAGAATTAACTGAGTTGAACAGCAAGAAATTCACCTATAAACGAACTGGAAAAAATCAAGCAGGTCAAGATATCACAGTATTTGTAGAACATGAACCTTACACAGGCGCATTCAATCCTGCGTTTAGTTTCTAA
- a CDS encoding sensor histidine kinase: MTIKKRFLISYIGGIAIACLSLFSIISIVFYVTTGKVPTPSSLYKTFTQQRSLSPEEELAYIKLRNIAKSDPDQLLEPTGELKEMIQTFEKEALGVVVRKEATIAYYSQDLVEKSLIVHFPQFDANNIETRGTIDNAGRLYRYMKFDFYFSDQVPGSLLVLKKENNFLEFMTKWGVLVIVTIVLVALGGLFFLNHLLKKTIIQPLEKLGVGMSEISNGYLETSVDRPVKQTAMEVKQLTDDFEKMREALLHSTEEQGKLENNRKELVASISHDLKTPITSIIGYVEGLLDGVADSPEKRDKYLQTIHTKALSLNDLIEELFLYSKLDAAAIPFHFERINLNEFLKHIIEEFQLQETQVSIQLSTQGTMVSNVLADRMQLNRVFINLLQNSLKFKAHNRPLSIQIAISETSERVEVRVSDNGQGISAEQLPFVFDHFYRGEEARPTNTGGSGLGLAIVKQIIDMHKGQVLIESELHQGTTVTILLKKA, from the coding sequence ATGACCATAAAAAAACGATTTCTCATTTCATATATTGGCGGTATAGCAATCGCTTGTCTTTCACTTTTTTCAATCATCAGTATTGTTTTTTATGTGACAACTGGGAAAGTACCAACTCCTAGTAGTTTGTATAAGACGTTTACACAGCAACGCTCATTAAGCCCAGAGGAAGAACTAGCCTACATCAAATTACGCAATATAGCAAAATCTGATCCTGATCAATTACTTGAACCAACTGGTGAGTTAAAAGAAATGATCCAAACATTTGAAAAAGAAGCCTTGGGTGTCGTTGTACGTAAGGAAGCAACGATCGCCTATTATTCTCAGGATTTAGTAGAAAAATCACTGATTGTCCACTTTCCCCAATTTGATGCTAATAATATTGAAACTAGAGGAACGATCGACAATGCGGGGCGTTTGTACCGTTATATGAAATTTGATTTTTATTTTAGTGATCAAGTACCGGGAAGCTTATTAGTTTTAAAAAAAGAAAATAACTTTTTAGAATTTATGACAAAGTGGGGCGTACTGGTCATCGTAACGATAGTGCTAGTGGCACTTGGCGGACTATTTTTTCTAAATCATCTATTAAAGAAAACAATTATCCAACCATTGGAAAAGCTTGGCGTAGGGATGTCAGAAATCAGTAATGGCTATTTGGAGACCTCTGTGGATAGACCTGTGAAACAAACTGCGATGGAAGTGAAGCAGTTGACGGATGATTTTGAAAAGATGCGGGAAGCGTTGCTTCATTCAACAGAAGAACAAGGAAAACTTGAAAATAACCGTAAAGAGCTTGTTGCCAGTATCTCCCATGATCTCAAAACACCGATCACTTCAATCATCGGTTATGTTGAAGGATTGTTGGACGGAGTAGCGGATTCACCAGAGAAACGTGACAAATACTTACAAACGATCCACACCAAAGCTCTCTCATTGAATGATTTGATTGAAGAACTCTTTTTATATTCTAAATTAGATGCAGCCGCAATTCCGTTTCACTTTGAACGAATCAATCTCAATGAGTTTTTAAAACATATTATTGAAGAATTTCAGTTACAAGAAACGCAAGTGTCAATTCAATTATCTACTCAAGGAACAATGGTAAGCAATGTTTTGGCAGATCGGATGCAGTTAAATCGAGTGTTCATCAATTTGCTCCAAAATAGCTTGAAATTTAAAGCGCATAATCGACCGCTGTCAATTCAGATCGCTATATCTGAAACCTCTGAAAGGGTGGAAGTTCGTGTATCTGATAACGGACAAGGTATTTCAGCTGAACAGTTACCGTTTGTTTTTGATCATTTCTATCGGGGAGAAGAAGCACGGCCAACGAATACTGGTGGTAGCGGTCTAGGTCTTGCCATCGTAAAGCAAATCATCGATATGCATAAAGGACAGGTGCTAATCGAAAGTGAACTGCACCAAGGAACAACGGTCACGATTTTACTAAAAAAAGCTTGA
- a CDS encoding ATP-binding cassette domain-containing protein yields the protein MSQIKIRGARTRNLKNMDVTIEKHKINAFVGVSGSGKSSLVFNTIAAEAQRQMNATYPSYIRNRMPHMEPAIVDSIENISPAVIINQKALGDNIRSTVGTATDINPTLRLLFSRFGQPFVGYSDLFSFNSPTGMCKTCEGLGIATEFILEELLDCERSLNQGAICFPTFEPGSYRWKRYVDSGLFDNDKPLKEYTQTEMNLLLYSEEIKPPTPNVGWYKSATYAGLIPRITQTFIQNPSKSYRRYLPDIRRITKQEKCPVCQGYRLNKQALSCKIKGKHIGQCLEMQLDELSDFLRSLSQEGVQQMLDNILQQLDHFCQVGLEYLSLARETGTLSGGESQRIKLIRSIGSSLADLMYIFDEPSVGLHPQDIQAIGQLLCAIQEKGNTVLLIDHDPAIIQLADTVFELGPKAGIYGGELVSVGSFEEWTRRQASQEPLTRECQDTSANSFFSVENISKNNVKYLSVQLPKQRLIAITGVAGSGKSSFAKALQEQYGEEIFYVSQKNLRTSRRSTVLSSISLFDEIRQLYSNKNHVTASYFSFNGKGACPVCKGKGFIETELAFLDPIRSICEACHGNKYRKDVLQYTYNGKNIVELLELSVADSCHFFSTQQKIAKRLFWLNKIGLGYLTLGQTLNTLSGGELQRLKLASNLDCQDKLIILDEPTTGLSSQDIQSLLRVFDDLLRKNNTLLVIEHNLDLIRLADWMIEFGPGSGKKGGQVIFEGIPLDAINDPKSVTGRFLP from the coding sequence ATGAGTCAAATCAAAATTCGCGGCGCACGTACAAGAAATTTAAAAAATATGGATGTCACCATCGAAAAACACAAAATCAATGCTTTTGTTGGTGTTTCAGGATCGGGGAAGTCTTCATTGGTTTTTAACACGATTGCGGCCGAAGCACAACGTCAGATGAATGCAACCTATCCGAGCTATATCCGCAATCGGATGCCTCATATGGAACCCGCGATCGTCGATTCAATTGAGAATATCTCACCTGCTGTAATCATCAATCAAAAAGCTTTAGGTGATAATATTCGCTCAACTGTCGGAACAGCCACGGACATTAATCCAACCTTACGTTTACTGTTCTCTCGGTTTGGCCAGCCCTTTGTTGGCTATTCAGATTTATTTTCCTTCAATAGTCCTACTGGTATGTGTAAAACCTGTGAGGGTTTAGGGATTGCTACTGAATTTATTTTAGAGGAACTACTTGATTGTGAGCGGTCGTTAAATCAGGGAGCCATTTGTTTTCCAACCTTTGAACCAGGTAGTTATCGTTGGAAACGTTATGTAGATTCAGGTTTATTCGATAATGACAAACCATTGAAAGAGTATACTCAAACAGAAATGAACCTGTTATTATATTCGGAAGAAATCAAGCCGCCAACCCCAAATGTGGGTTGGTACAAATCGGCGACCTATGCAGGTCTGATTCCTAGAATCACTCAGACCTTTATTCAAAATCCCTCAAAGAGCTATCGACGTTATTTACCTGACATTCGACGTATCACAAAACAAGAAAAATGTCCTGTTTGCCAAGGCTATCGTTTAAACAAACAGGCACTATCGTGCAAAATCAAAGGAAAACATATTGGTCAATGTTTAGAGATGCAATTAGATGAGTTAAGCGATTTTTTGCGTAGTTTATCTCAAGAGGGTGTTCAACAAATGTTGGACAACATCTTACAACAGCTGGATCATTTTTGTCAGGTAGGACTAGAATATCTTAGTTTGGCTCGAGAAACAGGAACGCTGTCTGGTGGTGAATCACAACGAATCAAACTGATTCGTTCAATTGGAAGCAGCCTAGCAGATTTGATGTATATTTTTGATGAACCTAGTGTTGGGCTCCATCCACAAGATATTCAAGCGATTGGACAGCTGCTTTGCGCCATTCAAGAAAAGGGCAACACAGTCTTATTGATCGATCATGATCCAGCTATTATCCAATTAGCAGATACTGTTTTTGAATTAGGTCCTAAAGCTGGTATCTATGGCGGTGAGCTAGTCAGTGTTGGCAGTTTTGAAGAATGGACTAGGCGGCAGGCTTCACAAGAACCTTTAACTAGAGAGTGTCAGGACACCTCAGCTAATAGCTTTTTTTCAGTGGAGAATATTTCAAAAAATAACGTTAAATATTTATCTGTTCAACTTCCCAAACAACGATTGATTGCGATTACTGGTGTGGCAGGATCTGGAAAAAGTTCCTTTGCAAAAGCTCTACAAGAACAATACGGTGAAGAGATTTTTTATGTTTCACAAAAAAATCTACGTACAAGTCGTCGTTCAACCGTCCTCTCTTCAATCAGTCTTTTTGACGAGATTCGTCAGTTATATAGTAACAAAAATCACGTTACTGCTAGTTATTTTAGCTTCAATGGCAAAGGTGCTTGCCCTGTATGTAAAGGGAAAGGCTTTATTGAAACTGAACTGGCTTTTCTTGATCCGATTCGTAGTATTTGTGAAGCGTGTCATGGAAACAAATACCGTAAAGACGTTCTGCAATACACCTACAATGGAAAAAACATTGTAGAATTACTTGAGCTCTCCGTTGCAGACAGTTGTCATTTCTTTTCAACACAACAAAAAATTGCCAAACGGCTGTTTTGGCTCAATAAAATTGGCTTGGGCTATCTCACATTGGGGCAAACATTAAACACTCTTTCTGGTGGAGAATTACAACGTTTAAAATTAGCTAGTAATCTTGATTGCCAAGATAAATTGATTATTTTAGACGAACCAACTACTGGATTAAGTTCCCAAGATATTCAATCATTGTTACGCGTGTTTGATGATTTACTTAGAAAGAATAATACACTTTTAGTGATTGAACACAATCTAGATTTGATACGCCTAGCGGACTGGATGATTGAATTTGGCCCTGGTTCTGGTAAAAAAGGTGGGCAAGTGATTTTTGAAGGAATCCCGCTTGACGCGATAAATGATCCTAAATCAGTTACAGGTAGATTTTTACCATAA
- a CDS encoding helix-turn-helix transcriptional regulator, with translation MRKVKKEKLLYDMLWYVQNKQVFTAQELSDEFQLSIRSVYRYISDLADLGLYVESKKGRNGGFSVLPNQILPPVLFTEAELFSLYFAIQSLTDYEDFPFKVNTITAKEKLLEVVPKEVKRKLFQLSDHFQISVPKQAVSAPFLNQLMTACLDHKVLIVRYQSIKQVSQKSLEPIGLYTSNGFWYLFALDQEVNEARHFRIDRIQTLSVTNKTFTTSIPFQQRENEYKPQVPLELVADLTEAGVMQCLENRYLYKGVQRNKKGKAKLSLMIDKTDIPYTADFFLVLGKEATVTAPKELVSLLEAKVNALRNIYS, from the coding sequence GTGAGGAAAGTCAAAAAAGAAAAGCTCCTTTACGATATGCTTTGGTATGTTCAAAACAAGCAAGTATTTACGGCACAAGAATTGTCAGATGAATTTCAACTATCGATCCGTAGTGTTTATCGTTATATCTCAGATTTAGCTGATTTAGGTTTGTATGTTGAGTCGAAAAAAGGTCGTAACGGTGGTTTTAGTGTTTTGCCTAATCAGATTTTGCCGCCAGTCTTATTTACTGAAGCGGAATTATTTTCACTGTATTTTGCGATTCAGTCACTTACTGATTACGAAGATTTTCCATTCAAGGTCAACACGATCACCGCTAAAGAAAAACTTTTGGAAGTTGTACCGAAAGAGGTGAAGCGAAAGTTATTTCAGTTATCGGATCATTTTCAGATTTCTGTCCCGAAGCAGGCTGTTTCAGCGCCATTTCTGAATCAGTTGATGACAGCTTGCTTAGATCATAAGGTGTTGATTGTTCGTTATCAGTCCATTAAACAAGTTTCACAAAAAAGCTTGGAACCCATTGGCTTATATACTAGCAATGGCTTTTGGTATTTATTTGCATTAGATCAAGAAGTGAACGAAGCACGGCATTTTCGCATCGATCGAATCCAAACGCTAAGTGTGACCAATAAAACCTTTACCACTTCGATTCCATTTCAACAACGGGAAAATGAGTACAAGCCACAAGTGCCATTAGAACTAGTGGCCGATTTAACGGAGGCTGGTGTAATGCAATGCTTAGAAAATCGTTACTTATATAAAGGAGTTCAGAGAAATAAAAAAGGAAAGGCTAAACTGTCACTAATGATTGATAAGACAGATATTCCCTATACAGCTGATTTTTTTCTAGTCTTAGGGAAAGAAGCAACGGTTACTGCACCAAAAGAGTTAGTAAGCCTATTAGAGGCGAAAGTAAATGCGTTAAGAAACATTTATTCATAA
- a CDS encoding SHOCT domain-containing protein: MGYCSNVLSGGRGMMRGGMFGMGILWWILIAVVIIGAIYILKNRTNQQRETSHSPYQPTHSSAFDVLDEEFAKGNLTEEEYLHKKEVLKK; the protein is encoded by the coding sequence ATGGGTTATTGTTCAAATGTTTTAAGTGGCGGTCGAGGTATGATGAGAGGAGGAATGTTTGGCATGGGCATTCTTTGGTGGATTTTAATTGCTGTCGTCATTATTGGTGCTATTTATATTCTAAAAAATAGAACGAATCAACAAAGAGAAACAAGCCATTCACCGTATCAACCAACACATTCATCTGCTTTTGACGTTTTAGACGAAGAATTTGCGAAAGGAAATCTTACTGAAGAAGAATATCTGCATAAAAAAGAAGTGTTGAAAAAGTAA
- a CDS encoding aldehyde dehydrogenase family protein: MNQSDLQAIMKKQRTFFNINQTKSISYRKEQLEQLLKNVKKHEEDFYWAFEKDLKKPKAEVYATELGLVLSAINDMLKNLDKWTKPVNKPRAVSSLLNKNTVFLEPFGTVYIIGPFNYPLQLTLVPLIGALAAGNCAIVKPSSKTPNVAAVIGAILGETFDEEYVKVLSPNSIDNASVLKERMDFIFFTGSTKVGKIVMEAAAKHLTPVVLELGGKSPAIVTEQADIEIAAERIIWSKLLNTGQTCIATDYVLVDEKVKSQLIKALKEKIIEFYGQSIQENLDYGRIVQGSAIDKFIQLIEENRHSLIYGGEYDQKTRFVAPSLFDIGLTRENSLMKEEIFGPLLPICTYGQLSEAIQFVKEGEKPLAVYLFSDDRTIQKQILHELSFGGGGINQTILHVANDDLPFGGVGASGMGNYHGKYSIETFSHKKSVVFGRKDSMAKLIYPPYDQKKFDWIKRLL; encoded by the coding sequence ATGAACCAATCAGATCTCCAAGCAATTATGAAAAAGCAACGTACTTTTTTTAACATAAACCAAACAAAATCGATCTCGTATAGAAAAGAGCAACTTGAACAACTCCTAAAAAACGTTAAAAAACACGAAGAAGATTTCTATTGGGCTTTTGAAAAGGATCTTAAAAAACCTAAAGCAGAAGTATACGCTACCGAATTAGGTCTAGTTCTTTCTGCCATTAATGATATGCTCAAAAATCTGGATAAATGGACGAAACCTGTAAATAAACCAAGAGCAGTTTCATCTTTACTAAACAAAAATACGGTTTTCTTAGAGCCTTTCGGAACGGTCTATATTATCGGTCCCTTTAATTATCCACTTCAGTTGACGCTAGTTCCTTTGATAGGAGCTCTGGCTGCTGGTAATTGTGCTATTGTAAAACCATCATCAAAAACACCCAATGTAGCAGCGGTGATTGGTGCAATTCTTGGAGAAACGTTTGATGAGGAATATGTCAAAGTGCTATCGCCCAATTCTATTGATAATGCGTCAGTCTTAAAAGAGCGTATGGATTTCATCTTTTTTACAGGAAGTACTAAAGTCGGGAAAATTGTGATGGAAGCTGCTGCCAAACACTTAACGCCAGTTGTCTTAGAGCTTGGAGGGAAAAGTCCAGCAATCGTAACGGAACAAGCTGACATAGAAATTGCAGCTGAACGAATCATTTGGAGTAAATTATTGAATACTGGTCAAACATGCATTGCAACAGATTATGTCTTAGTGGATGAAAAGGTCAAAAGCCAACTCATCAAAGCCTTGAAAGAAAAAATTATCGAATTCTACGGTCAATCGATTCAAGAAAATCTAGACTATGGTCGTATCGTTCAGGGCTCAGCGATTGATAAGTTTATCCAATTAATCGAGGAAAATCGTCACTCCCTTATTTATGGAGGAGAGTATGATCAGAAAACAAGATTTGTCGCTCCAAGTCTATTTGACATTGGCTTGACTCGTGAGAATAGTTTGATGAAAGAAGAAATATTTGGCCCTTTATTACCAATCTGCACATATGGTCAATTAAGTGAGGCCATTCAATTTGTTAAAGAAGGGGAGAAACCTTTAGCAGTATATTTATTCTCAGATGATCGAACAATTCAAAAACAGATTTTACATGAACTTTCATTTGGTGGTGGTGGAATCAATCAAACGATTCTTCATGTAGCCAACGATGATTTACCATTTGGAGGAGTTGGTGCTTCTGGAATGGGGAATTATCACGGGAAATATAGTATTGAAACATTCTCTCATAAGAAATCGGTTGTTTTTGGTAGAAAAGACTCAATGGCAAAATTGATTTATCCACCTTATGATCAGAAGAAATTCGATTGGATCAAACGTTTATTGTAA